The following proteins are co-located in the Cetobacterium sp. ZOR0034 genome:
- a CDS encoding MATE family efflux transporter: protein MKQELTLHNGDIKRLLVKYSIPAIISMLVSALYNVVDRIFIGNMKDVGALAITGVGITMPIVTIALAFSMLIGIGATANISIKLGEKRRDSAEKIMGNIITLSIILGLVITILGSIYKDPILKAFGASENTLKYAREYITIILYGTVFNIMGYALNSTIRADGNPKICSAIMVISCFVNIVLDPIFIFTFGLGIKGAAIATVLSQVMTAVLSFAYYMSKKSNLKIKKVNLALDKDIVKLILAIGISPFTMQLATSMVQVVNNNALKLHGGDLAIGAMATVNAVALLCFMPVYGISQGAQPIIGYNFGAKQYKRMEEAYKIATWSGIIIFAIALFLVEVFPAAIIGLFNKNPDIMAISIHGMRIYLMAMPAIAVGMAGSNYFLAIGEGKAAMFLSLLRQVILLIPLIMIFSKMYGLTGIWLAQPICDLIAGIVTLIMVTKNLSKYNGSQSSLFKMRVYE, encoded by the coding sequence GTGAAACAAGAATTAACACTACATAATGGAGATATCAAGAGATTACTTGTAAAGTATTCTATTCCTGCCATAATTAGTATGCTAGTAAGTGCCTTATACAATGTTGTGGATAGAATATTTATAGGGAATATGAAAGATGTTGGAGCTTTGGCCATAACAGGAGTAGGGATAACTATGCCAATAGTTACAATAGCTTTAGCCTTTTCAATGTTAATAGGAATAGGAGCTACAGCTAACATCTCAATTAAATTAGGAGAAAAGAGAAGAGATAGTGCTGAAAAAATAATGGGAAATATTATCACACTATCTATAATTTTAGGATTAGTAATAACAATTTTAGGAAGTATATATAAAGATCCTATATTAAAAGCTTTTGGAGCAAGTGAAAATACACTGAAGTACGCAAGAGAATATATAACAATTATACTTTATGGAACTGTTTTTAATATAATGGGATATGCTTTAAATAGTACAATAAGAGCTGATGGGAATCCTAAAATCTGTTCAGCGATAATGGTAATAAGCTGTTTTGTTAATATAGTGCTAGACCCAATTTTTATATTTACATTTGGACTAGGAATAAAAGGAGCTGCAATAGCGACTGTGTTATCACAAGTTATGACAGCAGTTTTATCATTTGCATACTATATGAGTAAAAAATCAAATTTAAAAATTAAAAAAGTTAATTTAGCTTTAGATAAAGATATTGTAAAATTAATTTTGGCAATCGGAATTTCACCTTTTACAATGCAGCTAGCAACAAGTATGGTTCAAGTTGTAAATAATAACGCTTTGAAGTTACATGGTGGAGATTTAGCAATAGGTGCTATGGCAACCGTAAATGCTGTCGCGCTACTTTGTTTCATGCCAGTTTATGGAATTTCTCAAGGTGCTCAACCTATTATTGGTTATAATTTTGGTGCTAAGCAATACAAGAGAATGGAAGAAGCTTATAAAATTGCGACATGGTCTGGAATAATAATCTTTGCTATCGCATTATTTTTAGTTGAAGTTTTCCCAGCAGCTATAATTGGATTATTTAATAAAAATCCTGATATTATGGCAATTTCGATTCACGGTATGAGAATATATTTAATGGCGATGCCTGCAATTGCTGTAGGTATGGCTGGAAGTAACTATTTCTTAGCTATAGGAGAGGGGAAGGCAGCGATGTTCTTAAGTTTATTAAGACAAGTTATACTATTAATTCCTTTAATTATGATTTTCTCTAAAATGTACGGATTAACAGGAATATGGTTAGCACAACCTATTTGTGATTTGATTGCTGGAATTGTAACTTTAATAATGGTAACTAAGAATTTAAGTAAATATAACGGATCTCAATCTTCATTATTTAAAATGAGGGTATACGAATAA
- a CDS encoding molybdopterin-dependent oxidoreductase, whose amino-acid sequence MKIFRNSCSLDCFDVCKIDVYKKDGRVVKLEGSRDNSLTDGFLCSKGLKHLNRLYDENRILKPLLKVGEGFKEISFEDAIEIVNSKLIKIKKDGLTNSIIHYSESGAGGLLKGIHDIFFNFLGGISTATGGTCWSAGCAAHDYDFGGRQTSDLDDMKNANVIILWSRNPAVTSVHLYKKLVEMKKLGIKIVTIDFRKNETSTISDLHINLRAGGDGALALALSRLALEKNTVDRNFIDENIYGFEKFSKYLSTLNMNELIEECGVSSEKINELFKLISIGNVMTFIGYGMQRYINGGNNVRAIDALMSMTGNIGKSGAGVFYSSKIYPQILNRDPYLSLNYAINSREFAITNFANFVKENTIEAIFISKANPLNQLPDLNKTLDAYKSIPFKVCFDMFLTDTAKNSDLIIPVTNTLESEDIIYSSMLMPSLMYNEKVVDPETKEMDEYFFFQSLAKKMNLKSYPIVSKEEYLNKVLAPLNITLDDLKKRDINIQKGHVAWEDKKFNTPSGKIEIYSETALKDGAEPMPILMKASKNSSEYPIRLITPHAKNSLFNQHVGDIEDISQIFISHENSEKLEEGDIVLVSSKNGSIKSKIKFDFDLKKDEAYIFMQWSKAQGNPNFLTNSLASDIGGQVAYYDTFINIKKISV is encoded by the coding sequence ATGAAAATTTTTAGAAATAGCTGTTCTTTAGATTGTTTTGATGTTTGTAAAATTGATGTCTATAAAAAAGATGGAAGAGTTGTAAAACTAGAAGGAAGTAGAGACAATTCGTTAACTGATGGATTTTTATGTTCAAAAGGTTTAAAACATTTAAATCGTTTGTATGATGAAAATCGTATTTTAAAACCTCTATTAAAAGTAGGAGAGGGATTTAAAGAAATCAGCTTTGAAGATGCAATAGAAATTGTAAATTCAAAGTTAATAAAAATAAAAAAAGATGGACTTACAAATTCAATCATTCATTATAGCGAGTCAGGAGCTGGTGGATTATTAAAAGGTATTCACGATATATTTTTTAATTTTTTAGGTGGAATATCTACAGCAACAGGTGGAACTTGCTGGTCTGCTGGATGTGCTGCTCATGATTATGATTTTGGTGGAAGACAAACTAGTGATTTAGATGATATGAAAAATGCTAATGTAATTATTCTTTGGTCTAGAAATCCTGCAGTGACTTCTGTTCATCTTTATAAAAAACTTGTTGAAATGAAAAAGTTAGGAATTAAAATAGTAACTATTGATTTTAGAAAAAATGAAACATCAACAATAAGTGATCTTCATATAAATTTGAGAGCTGGAGGTGACGGAGCTTTAGCTTTAGCTCTAAGTAGATTAGCTTTAGAAAAAAATACTGTAGATAGAAATTTTATAGATGAAAATATCTATGGATTTGAAAAATTCTCAAAATATCTTTCAACATTAAATATGAATGAATTGATTGAGGAGTGTGGTGTATCAAGCGAAAAAATTAATGAGTTATTTAAATTAATATCTATTGGAAATGTAATGACCTTTATAGGTTATGGTATGCAAAGATATATTAACGGTGGAAATAATGTTAGAGCTATCGATGCTTTAATGTCTATGACAGGAAATATTGGAAAAAGTGGAGCTGGTGTTTTTTATTCTAGTAAAATATATCCTCAAATTTTAAATAGAGATCCATACCTTAGTTTGAATTACGCGATTAATTCTAGAGAGTTCGCAATCACAAATTTTGCTAATTTCGTAAAAGAAAATACTATTGAAGCTATTTTTATAAGTAAGGCTAATCCTTTGAATCAACTTCCTGATTTAAATAAAACTTTAGATGCATATAAATCGATTCCATTTAAAGTTTGTTTTGATATGTTTTTAACTGATACTGCTAAGAACAGTGATTTAATAATTCCAGTAACAAATACTTTAGAAAGTGAGGATATTATATACTCTTCTATGCTTATGCCTTCACTTATGTATAATGAAAAAGTTGTAGATCCTGAAACTAAAGAGATGGATGAATATTTCTTTTTCCAAAGTTTAGCTAAAAAAATGAATTTAAAATCTTATCCTATTGTTTCAAAAGAGGAATATCTAAATAAAGTACTCGCTCCTTTAAACATAACTTTAGATGATCTTAAAAAGAGGGATATTAATATTCAAAAGGGGCATGTAGCTTGGGAAGATAAAAAGTTTAATACCCCTTCTGGAAAAATTGAAATATATAGTGAAACCGCATTAAAGGATGGAGCTGAACCTATGCCTATACTTATGAAAGCTTCTAAAAATTCTAGTGAATATCCCATCAGACTAATTACACCACATGCTAAAAATTCTCTATTTAATCAACATGTTGGTGATATTGAAGATATATCTCAGATATTTATATCTCATGAAAATTCTGAAAAATTAGAGGAGGGGGATATTGTTCTTGTTTCATCTAAAAATGGAAGTATAAAATCAAAAATCAAATTTGATTTCGATTTAAAAAAAGATGAGGCTTATATCTTTATGCAATGGAGTAAAGCTCAAGGTAATCCTAATTTTTTAACAAATAGTTTAGCTTCAGACATTGGAGGTCAGGTAGCATATTACGATACTTTTATAAATATAAAAAAAATCTCTGTTTAA
- a CDS encoding glycerophosphodiester phosphodiesterase: MEILAHRGASGTAPENTIAAFKKAMVDGCDGFEFDVQQTKDGKMVIFHDWTLERTSNGNGYVREHTLEELKKLDAGSWFSEEFKEEKIPTLEETLDLIPDHMLINIELKEEYSRERGSEKILVDIIQQYPTKNIIVSSFSHNLLKNIKNLDSSIKIGILVESTLINLDKYIENLGFELTAYHPAKSFILEEDVKYLKSKNIDINVWTVNSSKDAEVLKKMGVTRIITNYPKEIRE, encoded by the coding sequence ATGGAAATTTTAGCACATAGAGGAGCTTCAGGAACAGCTCCAGAAAATACAATTGCAGCATTCAAAAAAGCTATGGTTGATGGTTGTGATGGTTTTGAATTTGATGTACAACAGACCAAAGATGGTAAAATGGTTATTTTTCATGACTGGACTTTAGAAAGAACATCGAATGGTAATGGATATGTTAGAGAACACACTTTAGAAGAGTTGAAAAAATTAGATGCTGGAAGTTGGTTTAGTGAGGAGTTTAAAGAAGAAAAGATCCCTACTTTAGAGGAAACTTTAGATCTAATTCCAGATCACATGTTAATCAATATCGAGTTAAAAGAGGAGTATTCAAGAGAAAGAGGTTCTGAAAAAATTTTAGTAGATATAATCCAACAATATCCAACTAAAAATATTATAGTATCATCTTTTAGTCACAATCTTTTAAAAAATATAAAAAATCTAGATTCGTCTATCAAAATTGGAATTTTAGTTGAAAGTACTCTTATTAATTTAGATAAATATATTGAAAATTTAGGATTTGAATTAACTGCATATCACCCTGCTAAAAGTTTTATCCTTGAAGAAGATGTGAAGTATCTAAAGAGTAAAAATATCGATATAAACGTTTGGACTGTCAATTCATCTAAAGATGCAGAAGTACTAAAAAAAATGGGCGTTACAAGAATAATTACAAACTATCCAAAAGAGATAAGAGAATAA
- a CDS encoding metalloregulator ArsR/SmtB family transcription factor, translating to MEKEVKILKALAHPLRLEIIKLLSNEESLCVCKIQDFFNATQSNLSQHLKILKEADILASKKNGGWVYYNLKNKKVIDVINILKDS from the coding sequence ATGGAAAAAGAAGTGAAAATCCTAAAAGCTTTAGCACACCCGCTAAGATTAGAAATAATCAAATTACTTTCAAATGAAGAAAGTCTTTGCGTTTGTAAAATACAAGATTTTTTTAATGCTACACAATCTAATTTATCTCAACATTTAAAAATTTTAAAAGAAGCTGATATCTTAGCTTCTAAAAAAAATGGCGGATGGGTTTATTATAATCTTAAAAATAAAAAAGTTATTGATGTGATAAACATTTTAAAGGATAGTTAA
- a CDS encoding Crp/Fnr family transcriptional regulator, with translation MKNEIKYYLKKYNLENCIKNEFLNKLYIKRFQKGEMIFSVEEESQTIYFFVEGKVKVYSAFYGNKEILIEFTKPMQILGEVEYIQNKDINVNVEALTPCIMIGILRTDFKKMISQNDELYELLLKTITDKLTTTMSRVLSYHQQPLEERILDYLKELSNHNKIEKIKYIDMAEYLKISDRHLRKVLKKLVEEQKILKNGKNIQIL, from the coding sequence ATGAAGAATGAAATAAAATACTATTTAAAAAAATATAATTTAGAAAATTGTATAAAAAATGAATTTTTAAATAAATTATATATAAAAAGATTTCAAAAAGGCGAGATGATATTTTCTGTAGAAGAAGAATCACAAACTATATATTTTTTTGTAGAAGGAAAAGTTAAAGTCTATTCAGCATTTTACGGAAATAAAGAGATTCTTATTGAGTTTACTAAACCTATGCAAATTTTAGGTGAAGTTGAATATATTCAAAATAAAGATATAAATGTAAATGTAGAGGCATTAACACCTTGCATTATGATTGGAATATTAAGAACTGATTTCAAAAAAATGATTAGTCAAAACGATGAGCTTTATGAGCTTCTTTTAAAAACAATAACCGATAAATTAACTACAACGATGAGCAGAGTATTAAGTTATCATCAACAACCTTTAGAAGAAAGAATTTTAGATTATTTAAAAGAATTATCAAATCATAATAAAATAGAAAAAATAAAGTATATAGATATGGCAGAGTATTTAAAAATTTCTGATAGGCATTTAAGAAAAGTTTTGAAAAAACTTGTAGAAGAACAAAAAATTTTAAAAAATGGAAAAAACATTCAAATTTTATAA